One genomic window of Vulpes vulpes isolate BD-2025 chromosome 11, VulVul3, whole genome shotgun sequence includes the following:
- the SPTY2D1 gene encoding protein SPT2 homolog isoform X2 translates to MAKRTKDNFHGYNGIPVEEKSKKRQAVESHTSQGTEQEYEMEEEDEFLEYNQAESEQEYEEEQEPPKVESKPKVPLKSAPPLMNFTDLLRLAEKKQYEPVEIKVVKKTEERPMTAEELREREFLERKQRKKKPETDARLPPTKKAPSQKESVGTKLSKHPSSRGTPLPHAEKKSRPSTANEKHLGVSSSKSMPGERTKAGSVNCSQPLLREGHNRPVFNGAGKPHSSTYSPSVSKTCAKGTQKSVTEHKAKKSPPHPSHSRPGPMVTPHNKAKSPSVRQPGNSSSSAPGRPSTGAPRPTVSSGPVPRRQNGSSSSGPERSVSGTKKPASDLNLSRRTLGGTGGPGHPASSSNGPGRPTNGSGGSGRSVGSSSGPGRPISSSHDLRRPMSGSAPPGRPVSGPGRPVSGPGRSVSGPGRSISGSVPAGRTLSSSGPGRPVSSLGPGRPVSSSSLPLKPKCTVVSETISSKNIISRSSNGQMNGMKPSLSGYRSAQVPQRPPFPSSYKRQREYEDEEDEDEYDSEMEDFIEDEGEPQEEISKHIREIFGYDRKKYKDESDYALRYMESSWKEQQKEEAKSLRLGMQEDLEEMRREEEEMKRRKAKKLKKR, encoded by the exons ATGGCCAAGAGGACAAAGGATAATTTCCATGGTTACAACGGGATTCCTGTTgaggaaaaatcaaagaagaggCAGGCAGTGGAAAGCCACACTAGCCAGGGAACAGAACAAGAGTATGAAATGGAAGAAGAAGATGAATTCTTAGAATACAATCAAGCAGAGTCAGAGCAAGAGTATGAGGAAGAGCAAGAACCTCCCAAAGTTGAAAGCAAACCAAAGGTCCCCCTCAAAAGTGCCCCGCCACTCATGAACTTCACTGATCTACTCAGGCTGGCTGAGAAAAAGCAGTATGAACCAGTGGAGATCAAGGTAGTGAAGAAGACAGAAGAGAGGCCTATGACTGCAGAGGAACTTAGGGAGCGAGAATTCCTTGAAcgaaagcagaggaaaaagaaacctgAGACAGATGCAAGACTACCTCCAACCAAAAAGGCACCCTCTCAGAAAGAAAGCGTGGGCACAAAACTTAGCAAGCATCCTTCTTCCAGGGGTACTCCTCTTCCTCATGCTGAGAAGAAATCCAGACCCAGCACAGCCAATGAGAAACACTTAGGTGTGTCTTCATCCAAATCCATGCCAGGAGAGAGGACCAAAGCAGGATCTGTCAACTGCTCCCAACCCTTACTTCGTGAGGGCCATAACAGACCTGTTTTTAATGGGGCTGGAAAGCCCCACTCCAGCACCTATTCACCAAGTGTCTCAAAGACTTGTGCTAAAGGGACTCAGAAATCTGTTACTGAGCACAAAGCCAAAAAATCTCCTCCCCATCCTAGCCATTCCAGGCCTGGGCCCATGGTTACCCCACACAATAAAGCTAAGAGTCCAAGTGTCAGGCAGCCAGGCAACAGCTCCAGCTCAGCTCCTGGACGGCCCAGCACAGGGGCTCCTCGGCCTACAGTTAGTTCTGGCCCTGTGCCCAGGCGCCAGAATGGCAGCTCCAGCTCAGGACCTGAGCGATCAGTCAGTGGGACCAAGAAGCCAGCCAGTGACTTAAATCTCTCCAGACGGACACTCGGTGGTACAGGTGGCCCTGGGCACCCTGCAAGCAGCTCAAATGGCCCTGGGCGACCCACCAATGGCTCAGGTGGTTCTGGGAGATCTGTGGGCAGCTCTAGTGGCCCTGGGCGGCCTATCAGCAGTTCACATGACCTTCGACGACCAATGAGTGGCTCTGCCCCTCCTGGGCGGCCAGTCAGTGGCCCAGGGCGGCCAGTCAGTGGCCCTGGGCGATCTGTCAGTGGCCCTGGGCGATCAATAAGTGGCTCAGTTCCAGCTGGACGGACTCTCAGTAGTTCAGGCCCTGGGAGACCGGTGAGCAGCTTGGGACCCGGGCGACCAGTTAGTAGCTCTAGTCTCCCTCTAAAGCCCAAGTGTACTGTTGTGTCAGAAACAATTTCTTCCAAGAATATAATTAGCCGATCCAGcaatggacagatgaatggaatgaAGCCTTCCTTATCTGGCTACAGATCTGCCCAAG TTCCTCAAAGGCCTCCATTCCCCAGTAGTTACAAGAGGCAGCGAGAATatgaagatgaggaagatgaggatGAATATGACTCTGAAATGGAAGATTTTATTGAAGATGAAGGAGAACCTCAGGAAGAAATATCCAAGCACATTCGAGAAATCTTTGGCTATGACCGAAAAAA ATACAAAGATGAAAGCGATTATGCCTTACGTTACATGGAGAGTAGTTGGAAAgagcagcagaaggaagaagcaaagag tttaagaCTAGGTATGCAGGAGGACTTAGAGGAAATGAGAcgtgaagaagaagaaatgaagcgTCGAAAGGCCAAGAAGCTGAAGAAGCGTTAG
- the MISFA gene encoding mitochondrial sheath formation-associated protein translates to MIVLGWMLFVGLACYMGTFPEFMPPTLKWKEKWPVQENKTRLRSWALDEDPQL, encoded by the exons ATGATCGTGCTTGGCTGGATGCTTTTTGTTGGACTTGCATGTTACATGGGCACATTTCCGGAGTTCATG CCTCCAACTCTGAAGTGGAAGGAGAAGTGGCCTGTTCAGGAGAACAAGACACGACTGAGGAGCTGGGCTTTGGATGAAGACCCGCAACTCTGA
- the SPTY2D1 gene encoding protein SPT2 homolog isoform X1 produces MDFREILLIASKGQGVNNVPKRYSLAVGPPKKDPKVKGVQSAAVQAFLRRKEEELRQKALEEKRRKEELVKKRIELKHDKKARAMAKRTKDNFHGYNGIPVEEKSKKRQAVESHTSQGTEQEYEMEEEDEFLEYNQAESEQEYEEEQEPPKVESKPKVPLKSAPPLMNFTDLLRLAEKKQYEPVEIKVVKKTEERPMTAEELREREFLERKQRKKKPETDARLPPTKKAPSQKESVGTKLSKHPSSRGTPLPHAEKKSRPSTANEKHLGVSSSKSMPGERTKAGSVNCSQPLLREGHNRPVFNGAGKPHSSTYSPSVSKTCAKGTQKSVTEHKAKKSPPHPSHSRPGPMVTPHNKAKSPSVRQPGNSSSSAPGRPSTGAPRPTVSSGPVPRRQNGSSSSGPERSVSGTKKPASDLNLSRRTLGGTGGPGHPASSSNGPGRPTNGSGGSGRSVGSSSGPGRPISSSHDLRRPMSGSAPPGRPVSGPGRPVSGPGRSVSGPGRSISGSVPAGRTLSSSGPGRPVSSLGPGRPVSSSSLPLKPKCTVVSETISSKNIISRSSNGQMNGMKPSLSGYRSAQVPQRPPFPSSYKRQREYEDEEDEDEYDSEMEDFIEDEGEPQEEISKHIREIFGYDRKKYKDESDYALRYMESSWKEQQKEEAKSLRLGMQEDLEEMRREEEEMKRRKAKKLKKR; encoded by the exons aaaaggtATAGTTTGGCAGTGGGGCCTCCCAAAAAAGACCCAAAAGTTAAGGGTGTCCAGTCTGCAGCCGTTCAGGcttttctcagaagaaaagaagaggagctCAGGCAAAAAG CTttagaggaaaaaaggagaaaagaagagctaGTAAAAAAGCGAATTGAACTAAAACATGACAAGAAAGCAAGAGCTATGGCCAAGAGGACAAAGGATAATTTCCATGGTTACAACGGGATTCCTGTTgaggaaaaatcaaagaagaggCAGGCAGTGGAAAGCCACACTAGCCAGGGAACAGAACAAGAGTATGAAATGGAAGAAGAAGATGAATTCTTAGAATACAATCAAGCAGAGTCAGAGCAAGAGTATGAGGAAGAGCAAGAACCTCCCAAAGTTGAAAGCAAACCAAAGGTCCCCCTCAAAAGTGCCCCGCCACTCATGAACTTCACTGATCTACTCAGGCTGGCTGAGAAAAAGCAGTATGAACCAGTGGAGATCAAGGTAGTGAAGAAGACAGAAGAGAGGCCTATGACTGCAGAGGAACTTAGGGAGCGAGAATTCCTTGAAcgaaagcagaggaaaaagaaacctgAGACAGATGCAAGACTACCTCCAACCAAAAAGGCACCCTCTCAGAAAGAAAGCGTGGGCACAAAACTTAGCAAGCATCCTTCTTCCAGGGGTACTCCTCTTCCTCATGCTGAGAAGAAATCCAGACCCAGCACAGCCAATGAGAAACACTTAGGTGTGTCTTCATCCAAATCCATGCCAGGAGAGAGGACCAAAGCAGGATCTGTCAACTGCTCCCAACCCTTACTTCGTGAGGGCCATAACAGACCTGTTTTTAATGGGGCTGGAAAGCCCCACTCCAGCACCTATTCACCAAGTGTCTCAAAGACTTGTGCTAAAGGGACTCAGAAATCTGTTACTGAGCACAAAGCCAAAAAATCTCCTCCCCATCCTAGCCATTCCAGGCCTGGGCCCATGGTTACCCCACACAATAAAGCTAAGAGTCCAAGTGTCAGGCAGCCAGGCAACAGCTCCAGCTCAGCTCCTGGACGGCCCAGCACAGGGGCTCCTCGGCCTACAGTTAGTTCTGGCCCTGTGCCCAGGCGCCAGAATGGCAGCTCCAGCTCAGGACCTGAGCGATCAGTCAGTGGGACCAAGAAGCCAGCCAGTGACTTAAATCTCTCCAGACGGACACTCGGTGGTACAGGTGGCCCTGGGCACCCTGCAAGCAGCTCAAATGGCCCTGGGCGACCCACCAATGGCTCAGGTGGTTCTGGGAGATCTGTGGGCAGCTCTAGTGGCCCTGGGCGGCCTATCAGCAGTTCACATGACCTTCGACGACCAATGAGTGGCTCTGCCCCTCCTGGGCGGCCAGTCAGTGGCCCAGGGCGGCCAGTCAGTGGCCCTGGGCGATCTGTCAGTGGCCCTGGGCGATCAATAAGTGGCTCAGTTCCAGCTGGACGGACTCTCAGTAGTTCAGGCCCTGGGAGACCGGTGAGCAGCTTGGGACCCGGGCGACCAGTTAGTAGCTCTAGTCTCCCTCTAAAGCCCAAGTGTACTGTTGTGTCAGAAACAATTTCTTCCAAGAATATAATTAGCCGATCCAGcaatggacagatgaatggaatgaAGCCTTCCTTATCTGGCTACAGATCTGCCCAAG TTCCTCAAAGGCCTCCATTCCCCAGTAGTTACAAGAGGCAGCGAGAATatgaagatgaggaagatgaggatGAATATGACTCTGAAATGGAAGATTTTATTGAAGATGAAGGAGAACCTCAGGAAGAAATATCCAAGCACATTCGAGAAATCTTTGGCTATGACCGAAAAAA ATACAAAGATGAAAGCGATTATGCCTTACGTTACATGGAGAGTAGTTGGAAAgagcagcagaaggaagaagcaaagag tttaagaCTAGGTATGCAGGAGGACTTAGAGGAAATGAGAcgtgaagaagaagaaatgaagcgTCGAAAGGCCAAGAAGCTGAAGAAGCGTTAG